The following proteins are encoded in a genomic region of Maribacter hydrothermalis:
- a CDS encoding vanadium-dependent haloperoxidase translates to MKRYITLLMISLFLVSCTKKEEPIQISPDELHNSIDHVIEIMIHDIFSPPVASRIFAYPNIAAYEIIAQTNPDYQSLAGQLTDLKPIPEIDTISGINPQLSALIAHMNISRQLIFSEDKFDVLQDSLFNKWRKINETEFEVSKTYGLKVAEHIKEWMSKDNYSQTRTMPKFTVDTDDASRWQPTPPAYMDGIEPHWSKIRPFVLDSAAQFKPVPPPVFSMEKDSDFYKELLEVYEVSNKITAEGDESDEVAMAKFWDCNPYVSVTRGHLMFATKKITPGAHWIGITKIACKKTDSDFDDTVFAYTKTSLAIADGFISCWDEKYRSNLIRPETLINQHIDENWKPILQTPPFPEYTSGHSVVSGAAATALTNIFGENFNFADDTEIPYGLPIRNFNSFNEAADEAAMSRMYGGIHYRAAIEVGVSQGRNIGALLNSKIKMKIN, encoded by the coding sequence ATGAAAAGGTATATTACACTTTTAATGATCAGTCTTTTTCTTGTTAGTTGCACCAAGAAAGAAGAGCCTATTCAAATATCGCCCGATGAATTACATAACTCAATAGATCATGTTATAGAGATAATGATTCATGATATTTTTTCCCCACCGGTAGCTAGTAGAATATTTGCTTATCCAAATATTGCCGCCTATGAGATCATAGCACAAACAAACCCCGATTACCAATCGCTTGCTGGTCAATTGACCGATTTGAAACCGATTCCCGAAATAGATACTATTTCTGGTATTAACCCCCAATTATCGGCTTTAATCGCGCATATGAATATTAGTCGTCAACTTATCTTCTCTGAAGATAAATTTGATGTTTTACAAGACAGCCTATTCAATAAATGGAGAAAGATCAACGAAACGGAATTTGAAGTTTCTAAAACCTACGGATTAAAAGTTGCCGAACATATTAAAGAATGGATGAGCAAGGACAATTACAGCCAAACACGGACGATGCCTAAGTTTACTGTAGATACAGATGATGCTTCTAGATGGCAACCTACACCTCCTGCATATATGGATGGCATTGAACCTCATTGGAGTAAAATACGCCCTTTTGTTTTAGATTCAGCAGCGCAATTTAAACCAGTACCACCACCTGTATTTTCCATGGAAAAAGACTCCGACTTTTACAAAGAGTTACTTGAGGTTTATGAAGTTAGTAATAAAATTACTGCAGAGGGAGATGAATCCGATGAAGTAGCAATGGCTAAATTTTGGGACTGTAACCCATACGTTTCGGTTACTAGGGGTCACTTAATGTTTGCAACTAAAAAAATAACTCCGGGTGCACATTGGATTGGAATCACAAAAATAGCATGTAAAAAAACAGATAGTGATTTCGATGATACTGTTTTTGCATATACCAAAACTTCATTAGCAATTGCAGATGGTTTTATTAGTTGTTGGGACGAAAAATATAGAAGTAATTTAATAAGACCTGAAACACTTATTAACCAACATATAGACGAGAACTGGAAACCAATTTTACAAACCCCTCCATTTCCTGAATACACAAGCGGCCACAGCGTAGTTTCAGGAGCTGCAGCAACAGCTTTAACAAATATTTTTGGTGAAAATTTCAACTTTGCAGATGACACTGAAATACCATATGGATTACCTATAAGAAATTTTAACTCTTTTAATGAGGCTGCGGACGAAGCTGCCATGAGCAGAATGTATGGTGGTATACATTATAGAGCAGCAATAGAGGTTGGCGTTAGTCAAGGTAGAAATATTGGAGCACTTTTAAACTCTAAAATTAAAATGAAAATTAATTAG
- a CDS encoding transcriptional regulator, producing MKRGFIIVITVVSIGLIWYFLIKPQDYQVRVIAKTNIGVINQTLKAWNQSLTNATIQQIDNLENLKQTIHLTDSTHIYNWRISSITDSTSQLIVDVKDPDHSFQNKFFIPFTDTNFEKKARKTVIDFIENLNDHLKDFKVNFIGEEKLPATYCACVTHKTVQSKKAFAMMESYPFLNSVITNNSIQLNGVPFIETSHWNMQNDSIAFNFCYPIIKTDSLPIIKNLIYKDFTGRRSLKAIYNGNYMTSDRAWYTLLNYAKKNNIEVDKKPIEFFFNNPNMGGDALRWNAEIFMPIIE from the coding sequence ATGAAAAGAGGTTTTATTATTGTAATAACTGTTGTTTCTATTGGACTAATTTGGTATTTTTTAATAAAACCACAGGACTACCAAGTAAGAGTGATAGCAAAGACCAATATTGGAGTTATCAACCAAACTTTAAAAGCATGGAATCAATCACTAACAAATGCTACTATTCAACAAATAGATAATCTAGAGAATTTAAAACAAACTATACACTTAACAGATTCAACGCATATTTATAATTGGAGAATTTCATCGATTACAGATTCAACATCACAATTAATCGTAGATGTAAAAGATCCAGACCATAGTTTTCAAAACAAATTTTTTATTCCATTTACAGATACAAATTTTGAAAAGAAAGCCAGAAAAACGGTCATAGATTTTATTGAAAACTTAAATGACCATCTTAAAGATTTTAAAGTAAATTTTATTGGTGAAGAAAAATTACCTGCCACTTATTGTGCTTGTGTAACTCATAAGACAGTACAAAGTAAAAAAGCGTTTGCAATGATGGAGAGCTATCCATTTTTAAATTCTGTAATAACTAACAATAGCATACAATTAAATGGAGTCCCCTTTATCGAAACATCTCACTGGAATATGCAAAATGATAGTATTGCCTTTAACTTTTGCTACCCAATTATTAAAACAGATTCCCTTCCGATCATAAAAAACCTTATCTATAAGGACTTTACTGGTCGTAGATCTTTAAAGGCAATTTACAATGGCAATTATATGACTTCGGACAGAGCTTGGTATACACTTTTAAATTATGCTAAAAAAAATAATATAGAAGTAGACAAAAAACCTATTGAGTTCTTTTTTAACAACCCTAATATGGGTGGTGATGCCTTGCGCTGGAATGCGGAAATATTCATGCCAATAATAGAATAA
- a CDS encoding metallophosphoesterase — protein MRKYYSYLLVFMLITSCATFNTKYVDENYANNVNEAKEISHTFYLIGDAGLSPMGGMNPALKIFKDKLDKADKNSTAIFLGDNIYPAGLPDPKDSTVAFRIAKNHLDAQINTLANFKGRPLFIPGNHDWYTEGLIGLEREENYIKNALKEKDPFLPENGCPIDVVEVGDDIAIIVIDTEWYLTNWDKRPDINDKCDIKSRSKFFLELEDAIKDYRDRTTLIAMHHPTNSYGEHGGQYSLRKQFYPKKMAVPLPVLGTLVNVLRSTSGASVEDVNNKRYRELMNRVTTLAQYSDRVIFASGHEHTLQYLVEKNTPQIVSGSGAKEGFTRLLNGSRFNTGKMGYATLEVYIDGSSRVRFYGVDKDEKEDFLFTDQVFPPIQIEHKGVYSTSFVDSVNASVYTKEEIDKSRFFKGIWGERYRKYYGIEVKVPTVNLDTLMGGLIPVKKGGGHQSKSLRLQRKDGREYVMRALKKSAELYLQSMAFQDQYVLEDLKETYTQELLQDFYTGSHPYGPFTIGILSDAVGIYHTNPKLYYVPKQPALKEFNDSFGNELYMIEEHAGDGHSNLASFGYSNNLKSTDGMLEDLRDDEKYEVDKDLYLRARLFDMVLGDWDRHVDQWRWAEFEDKEKDKIVYRPVPRDRDQVFSKMGDGALMNVATRIIPGLRLMEGFNDEIRSVKGFNSSPMTYVLDISLLGETKKSEWLAQAKYLQDHLTAAEIDKAFMAFPVEVRDKTVLEIKNTLLARLSHIQETAEEYYKIINKYAVVSGTDKDDWFEINRLNENETEVKVYRNIGDEKKRLFYYKVFTKEDTKELWVFGLDDDDIFEVKNPSNYSGIKVRVIGGQNNDIYRVANGKNIALYDFKSKKNTFEETGGAKVKLSNDYELNTYQPLQLRNSFNQIIPTIGYNPDDGVRIGFVNTFTYNGFRQNPFTQQHTFAASYYFATSGFDFKYQGEFAHIFENWNAELSTRFTSPNFAINFFGYGNNAENFDDDLGLDYNRVKFRQIEFTPSLVWRGQLGAKVKLGLSYQNISVEETDNRFINTFYQQNGEETNSDFIGAHASYSYENKDNAAFPTLGMSTSLQVGFKDNITEDGGNFGYIIPSLGIDYRLIPNGRLVFATKWKAHFNVGNGYEFYQAASIGGLDGLRGLRNQRFTGKTSYYQNTDIRFSLNKKRTRLLPMAIGVFGGFDYGRVWVPEMNSGRWHTSYGGGFFLNASDIITINTALFTSKDGPRFTFGLGFGF, from the coding sequence ATGAGAAAATATTATAGTTATCTATTGGTTTTTATGCTTATTACAAGCTGTGCTACGTTTAATACTAAATATGTAGATGAAAATTATGCCAATAACGTAAATGAGGCCAAAGAAATTTCACATACTTTTTATTTAATAGGAGATGCGGGTTTGTCGCCTATGGGAGGAATGAATCCTGCGCTTAAGATTTTTAAAGATAAATTAGACAAAGCAGATAAAAACAGTACGGCAATTTTTTTAGGAGATAATATTTATCCTGCCGGCTTGCCGGACCCTAAAGATTCTACAGTAGCTTTTAGAATTGCAAAAAATCATTTGGATGCCCAAATAAATACACTGGCAAATTTTAAAGGACGTCCACTTTTTATACCAGGTAATCACGATTGGTATACGGAAGGGTTAATAGGTCTTGAGAGAGAAGAAAATTACATTAAAAATGCATTAAAAGAAAAAGATCCTTTTTTACCTGAAAATGGCTGCCCTATTGATGTTGTAGAAGTCGGTGATGATATAGCCATTATTGTAATTGACACAGAATGGTATTTAACCAATTGGGATAAACGCCCAGATATAAATGATAAATGTGATATAAAAAGTAGGAGCAAGTTTTTTTTGGAACTTGAAGATGCTATAAAAGATTACCGTGATCGTACAACGTTGATAGCCATGCACCACCCAACAAATAGTTATGGTGAACATGGCGGCCAATATTCGTTAAGAAAACAATTTTATCCTAAAAAAATGGCTGTGCCTTTGCCAGTTTTAGGAACCTTAGTTAATGTGCTAAGAAGCACTTCAGGAGCATCTGTAGAAGACGTTAATAATAAGCGTTATAGAGAATTAATGAACAGGGTCACAACTTTGGCCCAGTATTCAGACCGAGTAATTTTTGCATCAGGACATGAGCATACCTTACAATATTTAGTTGAAAAAAACACACCACAAATTGTAAGTGGATCTGGGGCAAAAGAAGGTTTTACACGTTTGTTAAACGGTTCTCGGTTTAATACGGGAAAAATGGGTTATGCTACTTTGGAAGTTTATATAGATGGCTCATCTAGAGTACGATTTTATGGAGTAGATAAAGATGAAAAAGAAGATTTTTTGTTTACCGATCAAGTATTTCCACCTATCCAAATAGAACATAAGGGAGTGTATAGTACTTCTTTTGTAGATTCTGTAAATGCATCTGTGTACACCAAAGAAGAAATTGATAAAAGTAGGTTTTTTAAAGGTATTTGGGGTGAACGCTATAGAAAGTACTATGGTATCGAAGTAAAAGTGCCTACCGTAAATCTTGATACATTAATGGGTGGATTGATACCTGTAAAAAAAGGGGGAGGTCATCAGTCTAAATCATTACGTCTTCAGCGCAAAGATGGTAGAGAATATGTTATGAGAGCTTTAAAGAAAAGCGCAGAACTTTACCTACAATCAATGGCTTTCCAAGACCAATATGTGCTCGAAGATTTAAAAGAAACGTATACTCAAGAGTTATTACAAGATTTTTATACAGGGTCACATCCATATGGGCCGTTTACAATAGGGATTCTTTCAGATGCTGTAGGTATATATCATACAAATCCAAAGTTGTACTATGTCCCTAAACAACCTGCATTAAAAGAGTTTAACGATTCATTTGGCAATGAGTTATATATGATAGAGGAGCACGCAGGAGATGGTCATAGTAATTTAGCAAGTTTTGGATATTCTAATAATTTAAAAAGCACCGATGGTATGCTTGAAGATTTACGGGACGATGAAAAATATGAGGTCGATAAGGATTTATATCTAAGGGCAAGACTTTTTGATATGGTATTAGGAGATTGGGATAGGCATGTAGACCAATGGCGATGGGCGGAATTTGAAGACAAGGAAAAGGATAAAATAGTTTATAGACCGGTACCTCGAGATCGTGATCAAGTATTTTCTAAAATGGGAGATGGGGCTTTAATGAATGTTGCAACACGTATTATACCCGGATTAAGACTTATGGAAGGCTTTAACGATGAAATAAGAAGTGTTAAGGGTTTTAATTCTTCCCCTATGACCTATGTTTTAGATATTTCGTTATTAGGCGAAACAAAAAAAAGTGAATGGTTAGCCCAGGCTAAGTATTTGCAAGACCATTTAACTGCAGCTGAAATAGATAAAGCTTTTATGGCATTCCCAGTAGAGGTAAGAGACAAAACTGTTCTTGAAATAAAGAATACACTCTTGGCTCGTTTAAGTCATATTCAAGAAACTGCAGAGGAATACTATAAAATAATAAATAAGTATGCGGTGGTATCTGGAACCGATAAAGATGATTGGTTCGAAATAAACAGACTCAATGAAAACGAAACAGAAGTAAAAGTATACCGCAATATAGGCGATGAGAAAAAGCGTCTGTTTTATTATAAGGTATTTACAAAAGAAGATACTAAAGAACTTTGGGTATTTGGTTTGGATGATGATGATATTTTTGAAGTTAAAAACCCGTCGAATTATTCAGGAATTAAAGTCAGGGTAATTGGGGGTCAAAATAATGATATTTATAGAGTTGCGAACGGTAAAAATATTGCACTTTATGATTTTAAAAGCAAGAAAAACACTTTTGAAGAAACAGGTGGGGCAAAGGTTAAATTATCAAATGATTATGAACTAAACACATACCAACCACTTCAATTAAGAAATAGTTTTAATCAAATTATCCCGACCATTGGGTATAATCCTGATGATGGCGTGCGCATAGGCTTCGTAAATACGTTTACGTATAACGGTTTTAGACAAAACCCATTTACGCAGCAACATACCTTTGCAGCTTCCTATTATTTTGCAACAAGCGGTTTTGATTTTAAATATCAAGGTGAATTTGCACATATTTTTGAGAATTGGAATGCAGAGTTGTCAACAAGGTTTACGAGTCCTAATTTTGCAATTAACTTTTTTGGTTATGGGAATAATGCTGAAAATTTTGATGATGATTTAGGTCTAGATTATAACCGTGTTAAATTTAGACAAATAGAGTTTACACCATCCTTAGTTTGGCGCGGACAATTAGGGGCTAAAGTAAAGCTTGGGTTGTCGTATCAAAATATAAGTGTGGAGGAAACTGACAATAGGTTTATAAATACTTTTTATCAGCAAAACGGGGAGGAAACTAATAGCGATTTTATTGGTGCTCACGCTTCTTACTCTTATGAAAATAAAGATAATGCTGCTTTTCCTACGTTAGGCATGTCTACCTCTTTGCAAGTAGGGTTTAAAGATAATATTACAGAAGATGGCGGAAATTTTGGTTATATAATACCTTCGTTGGGTATTGACTATAGATTAATACCTAATGGTCGTTTGGTATTTGCGACGAAATGGAAAGCACATTTTAATGTTGGCAATGGTTACGAATTTTACCAAGCGGCAAGTATAGGTGGTTTAGACGGATTACGAGGATTAAGAAATCAAAGATTTACCGGTAAAACATCATACTATCAAAATACAGATATTAGATTTAGCTTAAATAAAAAGCGAACACGATTATTACCAATGGCAATAGGTGTTTTTGGTGGTTTTGATTATGGTAGAGTTTGGGTTCCTGAGATGAATTCTGGAAGATGGCATACTTCGTACGGGGGAGGTTTTTTCTTGAACGCCTCAGATATTATTACCATTAATACAGCACTTTTTACGAGTAAGGATGGACCTCGATTTACTTTTGGATTAGGATTTGGTTTTTAA
- a CDS encoding Pycsar system effector family protein, with amino-acid sequence MSNLIDNTQKFVVELLTNNLDKKFLYHNLRHTQRVVKSTKQILESCSLSDQEKEIIELVAWLHDTGYTKGIHNHEESSCEIAEEFLTKEGYSIDNIAKVKECIMATKWNTKPTNLMEEIIRDADSSHFAQSSYLETSDLLREELDLLGVKSYSQKDWIQTNIQVFRTEHQYYTDYAKENWLEKKDKNLRALIKDKKSNKKLAKKERLKAQFKSESPDRGIQTLYRVTLKNHITLSDIADTKANILLSVNAIIISLALSNLIPKLDNPSNDYLIYPTVIFVFFSIVSMILAVLATRPNVTSGEFTKEDVANKNVNLLFFGNFHKMKLNEYEWAINEMLKDKDYIYTSLTKDLYFLGIVLNRKYSLLRWTYTIFMIGMIASVIAFAVSFKFFGPERKIQLLSEVLFF; translated from the coding sequence ATGTCGAACTTAATAGACAATACTCAAAAGTTTGTAGTTGAATTACTTACTAATAATTTGGATAAGAAGTTCTTATACCATAACCTTAGACACACCCAACGAGTTGTCAAAAGTACTAAACAAATATTGGAATCATGTTCTCTATCCGATCAAGAAAAGGAGATTATAGAACTTGTGGCTTGGCTTCATGATACCGGTTACACAAAAGGCATCCACAACCATGAGGAAAGCAGTTGTGAAATAGCCGAGGAATTTTTGACAAAAGAAGGGTATAGCATAGATAATATAGCAAAAGTAAAAGAATGTATAATGGCCACAAAGTGGAATACTAAACCCACGAACTTAATGGAGGAAATTATTCGCGATGCAGATTCTTCCCATTTTGCTCAAAGTAGCTATTTAGAAACTTCTGATTTATTACGAGAGGAACTCGATTTATTAGGTGTTAAAAGTTATTCTCAAAAAGACTGGATACAAACTAATATTCAAGTATTTAGGACTGAGCACCAATATTATACGGATTACGCAAAAGAAAATTGGCTTGAAAAGAAAGACAAAAACTTAAGAGCGTTAATTAAGGATAAGAAATCTAATAAAAAACTAGCTAAAAAAGAAAGATTAAAAGCACAGTTTAAAAGCGAAAGTCCGGATCGTGGAATTCAAACGCTATATCGTGTTACATTAAAAAACCACATTACTTTAAGTGATATTGCCGACACAAAGGCAAACATTCTATTATCGGTTAATGCCATAATTATATCCCTAGCCTTATCTAATCTTATTCCGAAATTAGATAATCCATCGAACGACTATCTAATTTACCCTACTGTTATATTTGTTTTTTTTAGTATAGTATCTATGATATTAGCTGTTTTAGCTACTAGACCCAATGTTACAAGTGGTGAATTCACCAAAGAAGATGTCGCAAATAAAAATGTAAACTTATTGTTCTTCGGTAATTTTCACAAAATGAAATTAAATGAATATGAATGGGCCATTAATGAAATGCTTAAAGACAAAGACTACATTTACACCTCTTTAACTAAAGATTTATATTTTCTAGGAATTGTTTTAAATAGAAAATATTCACTTTTACGTTGGACCTACACTATTTTCATGATAGGCATGATTGCTTCAGTTATTGCATTTGCCGTATCTTTCAAATTTTTTGGTCCAGAACGAAAAATACAACTTTTGAGTGAAGTCCTATTCTTTTAA
- a CDS encoding cell surface protein: MGKHETMKMPVKHLISFEKLLEKYDEHLKGSDTFLAATAERILAVEKGFPELRNGFSDFSLLEKNKDLIERILQDTFTDALSGNEIKIATLPYQDMIIKSSKRFEKIIKEAGEEYVPELRNVGDDMDYIMSCVVVLNFHYGYQLDFSRPYFYDIPDADGVMRHYRILYNADFIDIIPTEKAKEVTQEDLDELLENPTDVKLWMDKIPPESFISKGFVIANLFDVTMEQAISNIKSKLISKNTIQPTNFMHELQETFKSFFRLQNIKVGFAAFDPKKDEFEKVAGKGFESFLLGGEHHMNCKTALCADSYKQLIDQNSYFTITNMDRMVERSGNMNPYKVLKEQGIQSAIFAPIAFDDKLLGVLEIVSEKKGVLNGVNAQKLDDVLPYIVSAVVRSNNEENNRIDAIIQNECTSVHSSVYWRFKEEAKQFILDEAEGRSPSFKEIVFSDVYPLFGQIDIKDSSQARNLAIQRDLMIQLSEIDYVLNIAMKKWKLPIYEELIFRVNNHLDSIREMLYTNSEQSIFDFVKDEITPVFEHLKKADTEIENHILGYESKIDMGTGSYYDHRKNYDESVTIINKKLSTVIDKRQESAQAMFPHYYERYKTDGVEHNMYIGASISETASYNSLYLNNLRLWQLQVMCEMENVHYALKPTLPVPLDATSLILVYNTSLSIRFRMDEKQFDVDGTYNARYEVIKKRIDKSYIKGTDERLTQKGMLSIVYSQKKDELEYLRYIKFLKSKGCFTNKIEIVELEGLQGVSGLKAIRAEILYKREQEPEKTYTYQDLMDALKE; encoded by the coding sequence ATGGGAAAGCACGAGACAATGAAAATGCCGGTTAAGCACCTTATTAGTTTTGAAAAACTTTTAGAAAAGTATGATGAACATTTAAAAGGGAGCGATACTTTTTTAGCAGCCACTGCAGAGCGTATTTTAGCTGTTGAAAAAGGATTTCCTGAATTGCGAAATGGTTTTTCGGATTTTAGTTTATTAGAGAAAAATAAGGATTTGATAGAACGTATTTTACAAGATACGTTTACTGATGCTTTGAGTGGAAATGAGATTAAGATAGCCACGCTTCCGTATCAAGATATGATTATAAAATCGTCTAAGCGCTTTGAGAAAATAATTAAAGAAGCTGGCGAGGAATATGTACCGGAATTAAGAAACGTGGGTGATGATATGGATTATATCATGAGCTGTGTTGTGGTTTTAAATTTTCATTACGGTTACCAGTTAGATTTTAGTCGCCCTTATTTTTATGATATTCCAGATGCCGACGGGGTAATGCGTCATTATCGCATTTTATATAATGCCGATTTTATTGATATTATTCCTACTGAGAAGGCAAAAGAAGTTACACAGGAAGATTTAGACGAATTATTGGAAAATCCTACCGATGTTAAACTTTGGATGGATAAAATTCCACCAGAAAGTTTTATATCTAAAGGGTTTGTTATTGCCAATTTGTTTGATGTCACCATGGAACAGGCAATTTCGAATATAAAATCTAAATTGATTTCTAAGAATACCATACAGCCTACCAATTTCATGCATGAATTGCAAGAAACTTTTAAGTCGTTTTTTAGATTGCAAAATATAAAAGTAGGTTTTGCTGCTTTTGACCCTAAAAAAGATGAATTCGAGAAAGTTGCCGGTAAGGGGTTTGAAAGTTTTCTTTTAGGAGGTGAGCATCATATGAATTGTAAGACGGCTTTGTGCGCGGATTCTTATAAACAGTTAATTGACCAAAATTCTTATTTCACTATTACTAATATGGATCGTATGGTAGAGCGATCCGGGAATATGAACCCTTATAAAGTACTTAAGGAACAAGGAATACAAAGTGCCATTTTTGCTCCAATTGCTTTTGATGATAAACTTTTGGGCGTATTGGAAATAGTTTCTGAAAAAAAGGGTGTTCTCAATGGTGTAAACGCTCAAAAGTTAGATGATGTTTTGCCCTATATAGTTTCTGCCGTTGTACGAAGTAATAATGAAGAAAATAATAGAATAGACGCTATCATTCAGAACGAGTGTACTTCTGTGCATTCGTCTGTATATTGGAGGTTTAAAGAAGAAGCCAAACAATTTATTTTAGATGAAGCAGAGGGTAGGTCTCCTTCGTTTAAGGAAATTGTTTTTAGTGATGTCTACCCGTTGTTTGGTCAAATAGATATAAAAGATTCTTCCCAAGCTAGAAATTTAGCAATACAGAGAGATTTAATGATTCAGCTATCGGAAATAGATTATGTTCTTAATATTGCTATGAAGAAGTGGAAATTGCCAATCTACGAAGAGTTAATATTTAGAGTCAACAATCATTTAGATAGTATAAGGGAAATGCTTTATACCAATAGTGAGCAATCTATTTTTGATTTTGTAAAGGATGAAATAACGCCTGTTTTTGAGCATCTTAAAAAAGCTGATACGGAAATAGAAAATCATATTTTAGGTTACGAATCTAAAATTGATATGGGAACAGGTTCTTATTATGATCATAGAAAAAATTATGATGAGAGTGTAACAATAATTAACAAAAAACTATCTACTGTCATAGATAAAAGACAAGAAAGCGCGCAGGCAATGTTTCCACATTATTATGAGCGTTATAAAACTGATGGTGTTGAACATAATATGTATATAGGGGCGTCCATATCGGAGACTGCATCATACAATAGTTTGTATTTAAATAATCTTAGGTTGTGGCAGTTACAGGTAATGTGCGAAATGGAAAATGTGCATTATGCATTAAAACCAACATTACCAGTACCATTGGATGCTACTTCATTAATACTGGTATATAACACTTCATTATCTATTCGATTTAGAATGGATGAAAAACAATTTGATGTTGATGGCACCTATAATGCCAGGTACGAAGTTATTAAAAAGAGAATTGACAAGTCCTATATAAAGGGAACGGACGAACGTTTAACCCAAAAGGGAATGCTTTCCATTGTGTATTCACAGAAAAAAGATGAATTAGAATATTTGAGATATATTAAATTTCTTAAATCAAAAGGTTGTTTTACAAATAAAATTGAAATTGTAGAGCTAGAAGGTCTTCAAGGGGTTTCTGGTTTAAAAGCTATTAGAGCTGAAATATTATATAAAAGAGAGCAAGAGCCAGAGAAAACGTATACCTATCAAGATTTAATGGATGCTTTAAAAGAATAG
- a CDS encoding metallophosphoesterase: protein MSSDNRLTRAYKNAKVIPFDDASKFILFSDCHRGDNSFSDEFANNRNIYFHALKFYYSEGFDYCELGDGDELWENINFDSIFEAHKNVFKLLKQFHLEHRLHMIWGNHDMVYKDEDYVKKNLSSYYEPIDDKDKSLFEGIKYHEALILKHKETQQEVFLTHGHQADWWNYTFWRWGRFLVRVLWKPLQVWGIADPTSPAKNYTELIKVERRIKKWILKNSLKITVVGHTHRPRFPEPGDIPLFNDGSCVHPRSITGIEIENGSISLIKWQINTTDDGTLRVVRILLEGPQKLDDYMQKK from the coding sequence ATGTCATCTGATAATAGACTTACAAGAGCTTATAAAAATGCTAAAGTTATTCCTTTTGATGATGCTTCAAAATTTATTCTTTTTAGTGATTGTCACAGAGGGGATAACAGCTTTTCCGATGAATTTGCCAACAATAGAAATATATACTTCCATGCCTTGAAATTCTATTATTCTGAAGGATTTGACTACTGTGAACTAGGTGATGGAGATGAACTTTGGGAAAACATAAATTTCGATTCAATTTTTGAAGCCCATAAAAATGTTTTCAAGCTTTTAAAACAGTTTCATTTAGAACATAGATTGCATATGATTTGGGGAAATCATGACATGGTATATAAAGATGAGGACTATGTAAAAAAAAACCTGTCCAGTTATTATGAACCCATAGATGACAAAGACAAATCTCTTTTTGAGGGCATTAAATATCATGAGGCACTTATTTTAAAACATAAAGAAACCCAACAAGAAGTTTTTCTTACCCACGGCCACCAGGCAGATTGGTGGAATTATACTTTTTGGCGTTGGGGAAGATTTTTAGTGAGAGTACTTTGGAAGCCTTTACAAGTTTGGGGAATCGCCGATCCAACTTCTCCCGCTAAAAATTATACAGAACTTATAAAAGTAGAACGTCGTATTAAAAAATGGATTCTAAAGAATAGTCTTAAAATTACAGTGGTTGGGCATACCCATAGACCACGTTTTCCCGAACCTGGAGACATTCCGCTTTTTAATGATGGCAGCTGCGTTCACCCAAGAAGTATTACCGGTATTGAAATTGAAAATGGTAGTATCTCATTAATTAAATGGCAAATTAATACTACTGATGACGGCACATTACGTGTGGTACGTATTTTGCTAGAAGGCCCGCAAAAACTAGATGACTATATGCAGAAAAAATAA